From Mycolicibacterium nivoides, a single genomic window includes:
- the rpsT gene encoding 30S ribosomal protein S20, whose amino-acid sequence MANIKSQEKRILTNERRRLRNQSVKSSLRTAVRSFREAVEAGEKDKAAELLVATSRKLDKAASKGVIHANQAANKKSALALALNKL is encoded by the coding sequence GTGGCCAACATCAAGTCGCAGGAAAAGCGCATCCTCACCAACGAGCGTCGTCGGCTGCGTAACCAGTCCGTGAAGTCGTCGCTGCGTACGGCTGTGCGCAGCTTCCGCGAGGCCGTCGAGGCGGGCGAGAAGGACAAGGCCGCCGAGTTGCTGGTGGCGACCAGCCGCAAGCTCGACAAGGCCGCCAGCAAGGGCGTCATCCACGCCAACCAGGCCGCCAACAAGAAGTCGGCTCTGGCCCTGGCGCTGAACAAGCTCTGA
- the holA gene encoding DNA polymerase III subunit delta, with product MSQQIDGLHLVLGDEELLVERAVGAVLRALRQQAGSDDVPVDRMRAGEVSTSELAELLSPSLFAEERLVVLEAAAEAGKDAVALIASAAADLPPGTVLCVIHSGGGRAKALADQLKKLGAQVHPCARIAKPAERADFVRAEFRQLRAKVSDDTVNAVLDAVGSNIRELAAVCSQLVADTAGQVDAVAVRRYHSGKAEVKGFDIADKAVTGDVAGAAEALRWAMLAGEPQVVLADALAEAVHTIARVGPLSGDPYRLAGELGMPPWRVQKAQKQARRWSRDSVAEAMRVVATLNADVKGAAADADYALETAVRRVAELATR from the coding sequence GTGAGTCAACAGATCGACGGTCTGCACCTGGTTCTGGGCGATGAGGAACTGCTGGTCGAACGGGCAGTGGGGGCGGTGCTGCGGGCACTGCGTCAGCAGGCCGGATCCGACGACGTCCCGGTGGACCGGATGCGGGCGGGCGAGGTCAGCACCAGCGAGCTCGCCGAGCTGTTGAGCCCGTCGCTGTTCGCCGAGGAACGTCTGGTGGTGCTGGAGGCCGCTGCCGAGGCGGGCAAGGATGCGGTGGCCCTGATCGCCTCGGCCGCAGCCGATCTGCCGCCCGGCACGGTGCTGTGCGTCATCCACTCCGGAGGCGGGCGGGCGAAGGCGCTGGCCGATCAGCTGAAAAAGCTTGGCGCACAGGTGCATCCGTGTGCACGGATCGCCAAGCCGGCCGAGCGTGCGGATTTCGTGCGTGCCGAGTTCCGCCAGTTGCGGGCCAAGGTCTCCGACGACACGGTCAATGCGGTGCTCGACGCGGTCGGATCGAACATCCGTGAGCTCGCCGCTGTGTGCTCACAGCTGGTGGCCGACACAGCCGGGCAGGTCGATGCGGTCGCGGTGCGTCGCTATCACAGCGGTAAGGCCGAGGTGAAGGGCTTCGACATCGCCGACAAGGCGGTCACCGGAGATGTCGCGGGGGCCGCTGAGGCGTTGCGGTGGGCGATGCTGGCCGGTGAGCCGCAGGTGGTGTTGGCCGACGCGCTGGCCGAGGCTGTGCACACGATCGCGCGGGTCGGTCCGCTGTCAGGGGATCCGTACCGGCTGGCCGGTGAACTGGGGATGCCGCCGTGGCGGGTGCAGAAGGCGCAGAAGCAGGCACGCCGATGGTCGCGTGACTCGGTGGCCGAGGCCATGCGGGTGGTCGCCACGCTCAATGCAGACGTAAAGGGCGCAGCGGCAGATGCCGACTACGCCCTTGAGACAGCGGTACGCCGGGTGGCGGAACTCGCCACCCGGTGA
- a CDS encoding ComEC/Rec2 family competence protein — protein MSWYGRDAAGGDGSGSDGPAADAGAEGRSLDLRIVPAALTAWSVSAAGIVWHPGAAVVVGLGAVGSTWLAAWWGRAHDSEGAHDRPIAAAVLAVAAVAAGFAMAIGLRVHQVEHHPIGRLYGVAATVEVVPGETPRVISGGRLMFRAVLREVDRVPMSGRVLVFAPAGFGRAGPGTPVRFRTTVRRPDRKDLSVAVLAASGQPSLREASAVQRVAAQIRSRFTDAARAVLPADQAGVLPALVLGDTSAVTVTTTAQFRTAGLTHLTAVSGANLTIVCGALLLSAALVGPRAAVLLAGAGLVGFVIVVQPSASVLRAAVMGAVTLLAVLSHRRRQAVPALAASVIALMIAAPELAVDVGFALSVCATAGIVVLAPVWSGRLEARGWPRPLAAAVSVAVTAQLVTAPLVAGISGTVSLVAVAANLAVAGVVPPITVLGTAAAVCAGIWPGGAQLLVRFTGPELWWLLSVARWASALPAAALPSPSGVAGVVSVALGGVALTVLWRLRWVRRGLAVSVLGLLAWTLAGQVVGAVGSA, from the coding sequence GTGAGTTGGTACGGGCGTGACGCTGCGGGCGGTGATGGCTCCGGCAGTGACGGCCCGGCCGCCGATGCGGGGGCTGAGGGGCGATCCCTGGATCTGCGGATCGTCCCGGCCGCCCTGACCGCGTGGTCGGTGTCGGCGGCCGGAATCGTCTGGCACCCCGGTGCCGCGGTGGTGGTGGGCCTCGGCGCGGTGGGGTCCACCTGGCTGGCCGCATGGTGGGGTCGCGCGCACGACTCGGAAGGCGCTCACGATCGACCGATCGCGGCCGCGGTTCTGGCGGTTGCGGCCGTGGCCGCCGGGTTCGCCATGGCGATCGGACTACGCGTGCACCAGGTCGAGCATCATCCGATCGGCCGGCTCTACGGCGTCGCGGCCACGGTCGAGGTGGTGCCCGGGGAGACCCCGCGCGTGATCAGCGGTGGTCGGCTGATGTTCCGCGCCGTGCTGCGCGAGGTCGATCGGGTCCCGATGTCGGGACGGGTGTTGGTGTTCGCCCCCGCGGGCTTCGGCCGGGCCGGTCCCGGGACTCCGGTGCGGTTCCGGACCACCGTGCGACGCCCGGACCGCAAGGACCTGAGCGTGGCCGTGCTGGCGGCATCGGGTCAGCCGTCGCTACGGGAGGCCTCGGCCGTGCAACGTGTTGCGGCGCAGATACGTTCGCGGTTCACCGACGCGGCGCGTGCCGTGTTGCCCGCCGACCAGGCGGGCGTGCTGCCCGCGCTGGTGCTCGGGGATACCTCGGCGGTCACCGTCACGACCACCGCGCAGTTCCGCACAGCGGGTCTCACCCATCTGACCGCGGTGTCCGGGGCCAACCTGACCATCGTGTGTGGTGCGTTGCTGCTGAGTGCCGCCCTCGTCGGCCCCAGGGCGGCCGTGTTGTTGGCCGGCGCAGGCCTGGTCGGCTTCGTCATCGTGGTGCAGCCATCGGCCAGCGTGTTGCGGGCCGCGGTGATGGGTGCGGTGACGCTGCTGGCGGTGTTGAGCCATCGGCGGCGGCAGGCCGTGCCCGCGCTGGCGGCCAGCGTGATCGCGTTGATGATCGCCGCCCCCGAACTCGCCGTCGATGTCGGGTTCGCGCTGTCGGTGTGCGCCACGGCAGGCATCGTCGTCCTCGCTCCGGTGTGGTCGGGCCGGCTGGAGGCCCGTGGTTGGCCGCGCCCGTTGGCGGCGGCGGTCAGCGTCGCGGTGACGGCCCAGTTGGTCACGGCCCCACTCGTGGCAGGGATCTCGGGAACCGTCAGCCTGGTGGCAGTGGCCGCCAATCTCGCTGTGGCGGGGGTAGTTCCGCCGATCACGGTCCTCGGCACCGCCGCGGCGGTGTGTGCGGGCATCTGGCCGGGCGGAGCGCAGCTGCTGGTCCGGTTCACCGGACCTGAGCTGTGGTGGCTGCTGTCGGTGGCGCGGTGGGCGTCGGCGCTGCCCGCGGCCGCGCTGCCGTCGCCCTCGGGCGTGGCCGGTGTGGTGTCGGTGGCCCTCGGCGGTGTGGCCTTGACGGTGCTGTGGCGGTTGCGCTGGGTGCGTCGCGGGCTGGCCGTGTCGGTGTTGGGCCTGCTGGCCTGGACGCTGGCGGGCCAGGTGGTCGGAGCTGTCGGGTCGGCGTGA
- a CDS encoding ComEA family DNA-binding protein gives MGTDLSVERLRRLRGDRPGGGDDPDAENEDGSDRDTASESALSRWLPDTAPGDGPGWLAAARADPGRAGALALAGVGVLAILVTVFALIRQQPPPVASANLPPVQMVSSAAPTPAGSAPAGQVVVSVVGLVHKPGLVTLQPGARIADALEAAGGPLDGADLIGLNMARKIGDGEQIVVGIDPPAGQPATMGSSVAGDTAAAAQPGAPAAASGAPSGPVDLNTATVEDLDALPGVGPVTAEAIVAWRAAHGRFDSVDQLGDVDGIGPARLEKLRELVRA, from the coding sequence ATGGGAACCGATTTGTCGGTGGAGCGGCTCCGGCGCCTGCGTGGCGACCGACCGGGCGGCGGGGATGATCCGGATGCCGAGAACGAAGACGGGTCAGACCGCGACACCGCCTCCGAGAGTGCGCTGTCGAGATGGCTGCCCGATACGGCACCGGGGGATGGCCCGGGGTGGCTGGCTGCAGCGCGCGCCGATCCCGGCCGCGCCGGGGCGCTGGCCCTGGCCGGCGTCGGGGTGCTTGCGATCCTGGTCACCGTCTTCGCCCTGATCCGTCAGCAGCCGCCACCGGTTGCCTCGGCGAATCTTCCACCGGTGCAGATGGTTTCGTCGGCTGCCCCGACGCCGGCGGGCAGTGCCCCGGCGGGGCAGGTGGTGGTCAGTGTGGTCGGCCTGGTGCACAAGCCGGGCCTGGTGACCCTGCAACCCGGGGCGCGGATCGCCGATGCCCTGGAAGCCGCGGGTGGGCCGCTCGACGGAGCCGACCTGATCGGGCTGAACATGGCCCGCAAGATCGGTGACGGTGAGCAGATCGTGGTCGGCATCGACCCGCCCGCGGGCCAACCGGCGACCATGGGCAGTTCGGTCGCCGGCGACACTGCGGCAGCTGCGCAACCCGGCGCTCCGGCGGCGGCATCCGGCGCACCGTCGGGACCGGTGGACCTCAACACCGCCACCGTCGAGGACCTCGATGCGCTGCCCGGCGTCGGTCCGGTGACCGCGGAGGCGATCGTGGCCTGGCGTGCCGCGCACGGCCGGTTCGACAGCGTCGATCAGCTCGGCGACGTCGACGGGATCGGCCCGGCACGGCTGGAGAAACTGCGTGAGTTGGTACGGGCGTGA
- a CDS encoding SPFH domain-containing protein codes for MEMLYAVMSVGAGAIALFWLGVSNIRVVRQYERGVVFRLGRVRDNVRQPGLTMLIPVADRLQKVNMQIITMPIPAQDGITRDNVTVRVDAVIYFKVIDPVRAVVDVQDYMSAIGQVAQTSLRSIIGKSNLDDLLSNRERLNQGLELLIDNPAVGWGIHIDRVEIKDVVLPDSMKRSIARQAEAERERRARVITADGELQASEKLAAAADVMAAEPAALQLRLLETVVEVAAEKNSTVVLPFPVELLRFLERVTPPPSSNGAAGR; via the coding sequence ATGGAGATGCTCTACGCGGTCATGTCGGTGGGGGCCGGCGCCATCGCCCTGTTCTGGCTCGGTGTGAGCAACATCCGCGTGGTCAGACAGTACGAACGGGGCGTCGTGTTCCGGTTGGGCCGGGTCCGGGACAACGTCAGACAACCCGGTCTGACGATGCTGATTCCGGTCGCCGACCGGTTGCAGAAGGTCAACATGCAGATCATCACGATGCCGATCCCCGCCCAGGACGGCATCACCCGCGACAACGTCACCGTGCGCGTCGACGCGGTCATCTACTTCAAGGTGATCGACCCGGTGCGGGCCGTGGTCGACGTCCAGGACTACATGTCGGCGATCGGTCAGGTGGCCCAGACCTCGCTGCGGTCGATCATCGGCAAGAGCAATCTGGACGACCTGTTGTCCAACCGCGAGCGGCTCAACCAAGGTCTGGAACTGCTCATCGACAACCCCGCGGTGGGCTGGGGGATACACATCGACCGGGTCGAGATCAAAGATGTCGTGCTGCCGGATTCGATGAAGCGGTCCATCGCGCGTCAGGCCGAGGCCGAGCGGGAACGGCGGGCCCGGGTCATCACCGCCGACGGTGAACTGCAGGCGTCGGAGAAACTGGCCGCGGCCGCCGATGTGATGGCCGCCGAGCCCGCGGCACTGCAGCTGCGGCTACTGGAAACGGTGGTCGAAGTGGCCGCGGAGAAGAACTCCACCGTGGTGCTGCCGTTCCCGGTGGAACTGCTGCGGTTCCTGGAGCGGGTCACGCCCCCGCCGTCCTCCAATGGTGCAGCGGGTAGGTAA
- a CDS encoding dihydrodipicolinate reductase, with protein MTAAGKPIRVIQWTTGNIGRRSLHAIIGRDDMELVGVFAHGADKVGVDAAELAGWPEPTGVLATNSIDELIALKPDACCYNPLWPNIDELVALLEAGVNVCSSAAWITGGKQTPEDLDRIRKACETGKSTIFGSGAHPGMTNMVGMVLSGSCERVEEIRITESVDCSTYESAGTQSAMGFGQDPETPGLAESVRRESEVFAESAAMMADAIGAKLDRMTFDVTFTAATDDSDLGFMQIPKGTVGSVYGYHRGWVGDKNVVSVGFNWTMGDHVTPPKPLEHGHVIQVFGLPNMRTVLHCLPPKDWTEPGFMGLGMIYTALPVTNAVPAVVAAPPGIVTLKDLPPITGRFAG; from the coding sequence ATGACCGCAGCGGGTAAGCCGATTCGGGTCATCCAATGGACCACCGGCAACATCGGGCGACGCTCGCTGCACGCGATCATCGGTCGCGACGACATGGAACTGGTCGGCGTCTTCGCCCACGGCGCCGACAAGGTCGGCGTCGACGCGGCCGAGTTGGCCGGCTGGCCCGAACCCACGGGAGTGCTGGCCACCAACTCGATCGACGAGCTGATCGCACTGAAACCCGATGCCTGCTGTTACAACCCGCTGTGGCCCAACATCGACGAACTGGTCGCGTTGCTGGAGGCCGGGGTCAACGTGTGCTCCAGCGCGGCCTGGATCACCGGCGGCAAGCAGACCCCCGAAGACCTCGATCGCATCCGGAAAGCCTGCGAGACAGGCAAATCCACCATCTTCGGCAGTGGCGCCCACCCAGGCATGACAAACATGGTCGGCATGGTGCTGTCCGGGTCCTGCGAGCGCGTCGAGGAGATCCGCATCACCGAATCGGTGGACTGCTCGACCTACGAATCCGCGGGCACCCAGTCGGCGATGGGATTCGGCCAGGACCCAGAGACCCCGGGCCTGGCCGAGAGCGTGCGCCGCGAGAGCGAGGTGTTCGCCGAGTCCGCGGCGATGATGGCCGACGCCATCGGCGCCAAGCTGGACCGGATGACCTTCGACGTGACCTTCACCGCCGCCACCGACGATTCCGATCTGGGCTTCATGCAGATCCCCAAGGGCACCGTGGGTAGCGTGTACGGCTACCACCGCGGCTGGGTCGGCGACAAGAACGTGGTGAGCGTCGGATTCAACTGGACCATGGGCGATCACGTCACCCCGCCCAAACCCCTTGAGCACGGCCACGTCATCCAGGTCTTCGGACTGCCCAACATGCGCACCGTGCTGCACTGCCTGCCGCCCAAGGACTGGACCGAACCCGGCTTCATGGGGCTGGGCATGATCTACACCGCGCTGCCCGTCACCAATGCGGTACCTGCGGTGGTGGCCGCCCCACCCGGGATCGTCACACTCAAGGACCTGCCGCCGATCACCGGCCGGTTCGCCGGCTGA
- a CDS encoding transcriptional regulator, producing the protein MTTRPCFDELIHPSTRLTLVATLAAADWAEFSYLKETLRLSDSALSKQLAILENAGYVATERRLDASRHKVHARLTDAGRVAFEGHVAALRAIVGGADGTGIVGGADGTGIVGGAAAGVSRRTGR; encoded by the coding sequence ATGACGACGAGGCCGTGCTTCGACGAGCTGATCCACCCCAGCACACGCTTGACGCTGGTGGCGACGCTGGCCGCGGCGGACTGGGCTGAGTTCTCCTATCTCAAAGAGACGCTGCGACTTTCGGATTCAGCGTTGTCCAAGCAGCTGGCGATTCTGGAGAACGCGGGGTATGTCGCCACCGAGCGGCGCCTCGATGCCAGCCGGCACAAGGTGCACGCCAGGCTCACCGACGCCGGCAGGGTGGCGTTCGAGGGTCACGTCGCCGCCCTGAGGGCCATTGTCGGCGGCGCCGACGGAACGGGCATTGTCGGCGGCGCCGACGGAACGGGCATTGTCGGCGGCGCCGCGGCGGGTGTCAGCCGGCGAACCGGCCGGTGA
- a CDS encoding DegV family protein: MAVMVVTDSTSRLRPELCEQWGIRQVPLHILDDGSDWRDGVDPIPAAVYDRARVTTSGASPADLADTYRQALADSGGDGVVAVHISAALSSTYSTAAAVAREIGQAVRVVNSRAAAMGVGFVALAAAESARGGGTLDAVEAAARAAIPRGQAFIVVHRLDNLRRSGRIGAAASWLGTALSLKPLLRLDVDGRLVLSQRIRTISKAHAALVDQIVDVAGDRAVSVVVHHVDNPDGADEIAAALTDRLPHLRSLSVTDMGPVLAVHVGGGAVGACITVEDA, translated from the coding sequence ATGGCGGTCATGGTGGTGACCGACTCGACGTCGCGGTTGCGACCCGAGTTGTGCGAGCAGTGGGGAATCCGGCAGGTGCCGTTGCACATCCTCGACGACGGCAGTGACTGGCGCGACGGTGTTGATCCGATTCCGGCGGCCGTCTACGACCGGGCCAGGGTCACGACGTCGGGGGCCTCGCCGGCCGATCTCGCCGACACCTATCGGCAGGCGCTGGCCGACAGCGGTGGCGACGGTGTTGTCGCAGTCCATATTTCGGCTGCGCTGTCGAGTACCTACAGCACGGCGGCAGCGGTTGCCCGCGAGATCGGGCAGGCCGTACGGGTGGTGAACTCCCGAGCTGCGGCAATGGGGGTGGGCTTCGTCGCCCTGGCCGCTGCCGAGTCAGCCCGTGGCGGAGGAACACTCGACGCTGTCGAGGCGGCGGCTCGCGCCGCGATCCCGCGCGGGCAGGCGTTCATCGTCGTGCACCGGCTCGACAACCTGCGGCGCAGCGGCCGGATCGGTGCGGCGGCATCGTGGCTGGGTACGGCACTGTCACTCAAACCGCTGCTGCGGCTGGATGTGGACGGCCGGCTGGTGCTCTCGCAACGCATCCGGACGATATCGAAAGCGCATGCGGCACTTGTCGATCAGATCGTCGACGTGGCGGGGGACCGTGCCGTGAGCGTGGTCGTGCACCACGTCGACAACCCGGACGGTGCCGATGAGATCGCGGCTGCGCTCACCGACCGCCTGCCGCACCTGCGGTCACTGTCGGTGACGGACATGGGTCCGGTGCTCGCCGTGCACGTCGGTGGCGGCGCGGTCGGTGCGTGCATCACCGTGGAGGACGCTTAG
- the octT gene encoding diglucosylglycerate octanoyltransferase: protein MSSDRSPDRKPVLLVFADSLSYFGPTGGLPSDDPRIWPNIVADQLGWDVELIGRIGWTCRDVWWASTQDPRAWAALPRAGAVVFATSGMDSLPSPLPTALRELIRYVRPAWLRRWARDGYGWLQPRLSPISRAALPPHVTVEYLEMTRNAIDFNRPGIPVVASLPSVHIADTYGKAHHGREPTVKAITAWAQEHDVPLVDLKAAVADEVLGGRGNPDGIHWNFEAHRAVAELMLKGLADAGVPQLDSTD from the coding sequence ATGTCCTCTGATCGCTCGCCTGACCGCAAGCCGGTCTTGCTGGTATTCGCCGACTCGCTGTCCTATTTCGGCCCGACCGGTGGTCTGCCGTCCGACGATCCGCGGATCTGGCCCAACATCGTGGCCGATCAGTTGGGCTGGGATGTGGAACTCATCGGCAGGATCGGTTGGACCTGTCGAGACGTCTGGTGGGCCTCGACGCAGGATCCGCGGGCATGGGCTGCGTTGCCGCGCGCGGGTGCGGTGGTCTTCGCCACCAGCGGCATGGATTCGCTGCCGTCTCCGCTGCCGACGGCGCTGCGCGAGCTGATCCGCTATGTGCGTCCGGCCTGGCTGCGGCGCTGGGCACGGGACGGCTACGGCTGGCTTCAGCCCCGGCTGTCACCGATCTCACGAGCGGCGCTGCCCCCGCACGTCACGGTCGAGTACCTCGAGATGACGCGCAACGCCATCGATTTCAACCGACCCGGCATTCCCGTGGTGGCCTCATTGCCGTCGGTGCACATCGCCGATACGTACGGCAAGGCCCATCACGGACGCGAGCCCACGGTCAAGGCCATCACGGCCTGGGCGCAGGAGCACGACGTGCCGTTGGTGGATCTCAAGGCCGCGGTGGCCGACGAGGTCCTCGGCGGGCGCGGCAATCCCGACGGCATCCACTGGAATTTCGAAGCCCACCGGGCCGTGGCCGAGTTGATGCTCAAGGGCCTTGCCGATGCCGGTGTGCCACAACTGGATTCCACAGACTGA
- the gpgP gene encoding glucosyl-3-phosphoglycerate phosphatase → MRVRRLVLLRHGQTEYNAGSRMQGQLDTELSDLGRDQAAAAAEVLAKRQPLLIVSSDLKRALDTAVTLGDRAGIAVQVDKRLRETHLGDWQGLTHQEVDTMAPGARVAWREDARWAPHGGESRVDVADRSVPVVAELVAGQAEWGLDGSDRPVVLVAHGGLIAALTAGLLGLPVDNWPVLGGMGNASWVQLSGYSDDDGDFDATRWRLDVWNASAQVANDVL, encoded by the coding sequence ATGAGGGTCCGTCGGCTGGTGCTGTTGCGCCACGGCCAGACCGAGTACAACGCGGGCAGCCGGATGCAGGGTCAGCTCGACACCGAGCTGTCCGATCTCGGCCGCGACCAGGCTGCCGCGGCCGCCGAGGTGCTGGCCAAGCGCCAGCCGCTGTTGATCGTGTCCTCGGATCTCAAACGCGCCCTCGACACCGCGGTGACCCTCGGTGATCGCGCCGGGATCGCGGTACAGGTGGACAAGCGGTTGCGTGAGACGCATCTGGGGGACTGGCAGGGCCTGACCCACCAGGAGGTCGACACGATGGCTCCGGGCGCTCGCGTGGCCTGGCGCGAGGATGCGCGGTGGGCACCGCACGGCGGTGAGAGCCGTGTCGACGTGGCCGACCGAAGCGTTCCGGTGGTCGCTGAACTTGTTGCCGGACAAGCGGAGTGGGGTCTGGATGGCTCGGACCGCCCCGTTGTGCTGGTTGCGCACGGCGGGCTGATCGCGGCGCTGACCGCCGGACTGCTCGGCCTGCCGGTGGACAACTGGCCGGTGCTCGGCGGTATGGGCAACGCCAGTTGGGTTCAGCTGTCCGGATACTCCGACGATGACGGAGATTTCGACGCGACCCGGTGGCGGCTGGATGTCTGGAATGCCTCGGCACAGGTGGCCAACGATGTCCTCTGA
- the rsfS gene encoding ribosome silencing factor, which translates to MSATDEAVAMATVAAQAASAKLADDVVVIDVSGQLVITDCFVIASASNERQVNAIVDEVEDKMRLAGYKPARREGTREGRWTLLDYVDIVVHIQHQDEREFYALERLWRDCPTVPVDLGGPVDPELAE; encoded by the coding sequence ATGAGCGCGACCGACGAGGCCGTCGCGATGGCGACGGTGGCCGCCCAGGCTGCCTCGGCCAAGCTGGCCGACGATGTGGTGGTCATCGACGTGTCGGGTCAGTTGGTGATCACCGACTGCTTCGTGATCGCGTCAGCCTCCAACGAGCGCCAGGTCAATGCGATCGTCGACGAGGTCGAGGACAAGATGCGGCTGGCCGGCTACAAGCCCGCGCGCCGCGAGGGCACCCGCGAGGGGCGCTGGACGTTGCTCGACTACGTCGACATCGTGGTGCACATCCAGCACCAGGACGAGCGGGAGTTCTACGCCCTGGAACGGTTGTGGCGCGATTGCCCGACGGTTCCGGTCGATCTTGGTGGGCCGGTGGACCCGGAGTTGGCGGAATGA
- the nadD gene encoding nicotinate-nucleotide adenylyltransferase, whose translation MGGTFDPIHNGHLVAASEVADLFELDEVVFVPTGQPWQKHDRRVSAAEDRYLMTVIATASNPRFSVSRVDIDRGGATYTKDTLRDLRDLNAGTDLFFITGADALASILSWQNWEDLFSMARFVGVSRPGYELDGDHIEAALRELPPDALTLVEVPALAISSSDCRKRASEGRPIWYLVPDGVVQYVTKRGLYSADGKGEHIMEPVR comes from the coding sequence ATGGGTGGGACGTTCGATCCCATCCACAACGGGCACCTGGTCGCCGCCAGTGAGGTGGCGGACCTGTTCGAACTCGACGAGGTGGTGTTCGTCCCGACCGGTCAGCCGTGGCAGAAACACGACCGGCGGGTCAGCGCGGCCGAGGACCGGTATCTGATGACGGTGATCGCGACCGCGTCCAACCCGCGTTTCTCGGTCAGCCGGGTCGACATCGACCGGGGCGGGGCGACCTACACCAAGGACACCCTGCGTGACCTGCGTGATCTCAACGCCGGCACCGACCTGTTCTTCATCACCGGAGCCGATGCCCTGGCATCGATCCTGTCCTGGCAGAACTGGGAAGACCTGTTCTCCATGGCGAGGTTTGTCGGCGTCAGCCGGCCGGGCTACGAGCTGGACGGTGACCATATCGAGGCGGCGCTGCGCGAGCTGCCGCCCGACGCACTGACGTTGGTCGAGGTGCCTGCGCTGGCGATCTCCTCCAGCGACTGCCGTAAGAGGGCCTCCGAAGGCCGGCCGATCTGGTACCTGGTGCCCGACGGCGTGGTCCAGTACGTGACCAAACGCGGGTTGTACTCCGCAGACGGGAAGGGTGAACACATCATGGAGCCGGTTCGATGA